Proteins from a genomic interval of Yarrowia lipolytica chromosome 1E, complete sequence:
- a CDS encoding uncharacterized protein (Compare to YALI0E32791g, similar to uniprot|Q9P543 Neurospora crassa B24H17. 10 Related to multifunctional cyclin-dependent kinase PHO85, similar to Saccharomyces cerevisiae GDE1 (YPL110C); ancestral locus Anc_8.599): MKFGKNLSRNQVPEWAPHYIDYKTLKKLIRVGTERSENPTESDFKEFQECLDNNALKVEDFFNKRFDVYSGDLAVLEKRHPVSSIGDLDEDGCVELRDTLIELKTHLRKLGWYAEVNRRGFRKILKKLDKKSGADYGEKWGVKIFKKHFASGVDIDARLAVVDNYLKQLGSETPEQIKSTAASAVSSSSELDEMKRIIGGATISTDDLTMSKADSDLAEAVSSAIDKPRESPHLHHLLEKANEKGQLTTQTLNSLMYRAVSRANLPCIRELIEWLPAFENDVSHRNVIHRYLLHIGTHHGGKTSTEALRTLLAAMKPDQREALSAPDSHGRTPLHYVCQFGLLEFLKVILSCLKEWEFITASTPLDGLSFQDCEGLTPVHLAVLGGHVGCVRLICDTTPKLSDGALVLAAARQNYAEVVKVLIDHGLTCGFKDREGETPLYVCAKMNLMDTLRVLLAHDVLQVSVAESSRGWTPLFAASAEGHTDVAKELMSQPECDLLRRDNDGWRAHETAAFRGHVDLCRIIMAKLPLGVDPNEDLDDSLSQTPDKPKVKSVAEIPQPDKTLVLVTLGSTDVRDTRGSVTVDAKPFSDLDTHLTLVVRATNVDQPDGLPTRQYDEIDGGAVELPVEEHTTEPIRFYTSDASKVQVIFDLVPSRDDAATSARHALARGVASVDSLDPLKQSGRRCLRDVHEVPLIERSSMTIVGSVRFRVLIVTPFSHPNMKVRSQEYWNSLATRVIGHRGLGKNTNPRGRDELQQQLQMGENTLESFLLASKLGASHVEFDVQLTKDFQPVIYHDFLVSEAGIDVPMHALTEEQFSSLHAPPPKHTDRRKGHRGVPKRSESLDVGRTHRHRAFSVSDGLERVSEGDKILEGTALQQDDPDADDHITHRMKYTRDYKMKGFKGNSRGISIQAPFTTLREVLQSLPPNVGCNIECKYPMLDEGQAEEMEEFALDLNVWADKVLECVFEYGANREIIFSSFHPDVCLMLNHKQGGVPMIGKTEVNPVGYPTLFLTESGTAPMYDIRASSLQEAIRFCKDWNLLGLVSECSPFVMCPRLIQVVKRAGLVCVSYGVLNNNPVIAKTQIKHGVDAVIVDSVKAVHNGLLEPDAKAIQELPTVEGSPPDEFAIE; this comes from the exons ATGAAATTCGGCAAGAA ctTGAGCCGAAACCAGGTCCCCGAGTGGGC ACCCCATTACATTGATTATAAAacgctcaagaagctcatcAGAGTAGGAACTGAGAGAAGCGAGAACCCCACGGAGTCTGATTTTAAGG AATTCCAGGAATGTCTAGACAACAACGCTCTCAAGGTAGAGGACTTTTTCAACAAGCGTTTTGACGTGTATTCCGGTGACCTTGCagtgctggagaagagacacCCTGTCTCCAGCATCGGAGATCTGGACGAGGATGGTTGTGTTGAACTCCGTGACACTCTCATCGAGCTGAAGACCCATCTTCGAAAGCTCGGATGGTACGCCGAGGTCAACAGACGAGGTTTTCGCAAGATTTTAAAGAAACTCGATAAGAAGAGTGGAGCTGACTATGGAGAGAAGTGGGGTGTCAAGATCTTCAAGAAGCACTTTGCTTCCGGTGTTGATATCGATGCTCGACTGGCTGTTGTTGATAACTACCTGAAGCAATTGGGATCTGAGACTCCCGAACAGATCAAGAGCACCGCAGCTTCAGCTGTCAGCTCCTCTTCTGAGCTTGACGAAATGAAACGTATCATCGGAGGGGCTACTATCTCCACCGACGATTTGACAATGTCCAAGGCTGATAGCGATCTTGCAGAGGCAGTATCTTCTGCCATCGACAAGCCCAGAGAATCGcctcatcttcaccaccttcttgagaagGCTAACGAGAAAGGCCAGCTGACCACTCAAACCCTCAACTCGCTCATGTACCGAGCTGTGAGTCGAGCTAACCTTCCTTGTATTAGAGAGCTGATCGAATGGCTTCCTGCGTTCGAAAATGATGTATCCCACAGAAACGTCATTCACCGGTACCTTCTTCATATCGGTACTCATCATGGAGGAAAGACTTCAACTGAAGCCCTTAGGACGCTTTTGGCAGCAATGAAACCTGATCAGCGAGAGGCTCTATCTGCTCCTGACTCCCATGGCCGAACTCCCCTGCATTATGTTTGCCAGTTCGGCCTTCTCGAGTTTCTCAAGGTGATTCTGAGTTGTCTCAAGGAATGGGAGTTCATTACTGCCTCGACTCCCCTTGATGGACTTTCTTTCCAGGACTGCGAGGGTCTTACTCCTGTCCACCTGGCAGTTCTTGGAGGTCATGTAGGATGTGTGCGACTTATTTGCGACACCACACCCAAACTTTCAGATGGGGCTCTTGTTCTTGCAGCCGCTAGACAGAACTACGCTGAGGTTGTCAAGGTTCTGATTGACCATGGCCTTACATGTGGTTTCAAGGATCGCGAAGGTGAGACTCCTCTCTACGTCTGTGCCAAGATGAACCTCATGGATACTTTGAGAGTCCTGTTAGCTCATGATGTGCTTCAGGTCTCTGTAGCTGAATCTTCTCGAGGATGGACTCCGTTGTttgctgcttctgccgAGGGCCACACTGACGtcgccaaggagctgaTGAGCCAACCCGAGTGTGATCTGCTTCGGAGAGATAATGATGGCTGGCGTGCACATGAGACTGCAGCATTTagaggtcacgtggatctCTGCAGAATAATCATGGCCAAACTCCCCTTGGGTGTTGATCCCAACGAGGACCTGGATGATTCACTATCTCAGACCCccgacaagcccaaggtGAAGTCGGTGGCTGAGATTCCTCAGCCAGATAAGACCCTGGTGCTCGTGACTTTGGGCTCTACTGATGTTCGAGATACGCGTGGCTCTGTCACGGTCGATGCCAAGCCCTTCTCCGATCTCGATACACATCTCACTCTCGTTGTTAGAGCTACAAATGTGGACCAACCAGATGGTCTCCCTACGAGACAGTACGACGAGATTGATGGCGGAGCTGTGGAGCTTCCTGTGGAGGAGCACACCACTGAGCCTATTCGGTTCTACACGTCGGACGCCTCGAAGGTCCAAGTGATCTTCGATCTGGTGCCCTCCCGAGACGATGCTGCCACCAGTGCACGTCACGCCCTTGCTCGAGGTGTTGCTTCGGTTGACTCTCTGGACCCCTTGAAGCAGTCTGGACGACGATGTCTACGAGACGTGCATGAGGTTCCTCTTATTGAGCGAAGCAGCATGACTATTGTTGGCTCTGTCCGTTTCCGTGTGCTCATTGTGACTCCTTTCTCTCACCCCAACATGAAGGTACGATCCCAGGAGTATTGGAATTCTCTTGCCACTCGCGTCATTGGTCACCGAGGTCTAGGTAAAAATACCAACCCCCGAGGACGCGATGAgttgcagcagcagcttcagatGGGTGAAAACACCCTAGAGTCGTTCCTGTTGGCCTCGAAGCTGGGTGCCTCCCATGTCGAGTTTGATGTCCAGCTAACCAAGGACTTCCAGCCAGTTATCTACCACGATTTTTTGGTTTCTGAGGCTGGTATCGATGTCCCAATGCATGCTTTGACGGAGGAGCAGTTCTCGTCTCTTCATGCACCTCCCCCCAAGCATACCGACCGTCGCAAGGGCCATAGAGGTGTCCCCAAACGGTCTGAGTCTCTTGACGTTGGAAGAACTCACCGTCACCGAGCATTTTCTGTCTCTGATGGCCTGGAGCGAGTTTCTGAGGGCGACAAGATACTTGAAGGAACTGCACTTCAGCAAGATGACCCTGACGCAGATGACCACATCACTCATCGAATGAAGTACACTCGTGACTACAAGATGAAGGGTTTCAAGGGTAATTCTCGTGGTATTTCCATTCAGGCCCCTTTCACCACTCTACGAGAGGTTCTACAGTCTCTCCCTCCCAACGTTGGCTGCAACATCGAGTGCAAGTACCCCATGCTTGACGAAGGACAAGCtgaggagatggaagagTTTGCCCTTGACCTCAACGTTTGGGCGGACAAGGTCCTCGAGTGTGTCTTTGAGTATGGAGCAAACCGAGAGATTatcttctcctctttcCACCCTGACGTGTGCCTCATGCTGAACCACAAGCAAGGAGGTGTCCCTATGATTGGCAAGACTGAAGTCAACCCTGTCGGATACCCCACCCTGTTCCTCACCGAGTCTGGAACTGCCCCCATGTATGACATTCGagcctcttctctccaggAGGCCATTCGGTTCTGCAAGGATTGGAACCTTTTGGGTCTTGTGTCCGAGTGTAGTCCCTTTGTCATGTGCCCTCGACTTATCCAGGTCGTCAAGCGGGCTGGGCTGGTCTGTGTCTCCTACGGTGTTCTGAATAACAACCCTGTGATTGCCAAGACCCAGATCAAGCATGGCGTTGATGCTGTCATTGTCGACAGTGTCAAGGCTGTTCACAatggtcttcttgaacCCGATGCAAAGGCTATCCAGGAGCTTCCCACAGTGGAAGGATCTCCCCCAGATGAGTTTGCCATTGAGTAA
- a CDS encoding uncharacterized protein (Compare to YALI0E32813g, similar to uniprot|Q02981 Saccharomyces cerevisiae YPL109c similarity to aminoglycoside acetyltransferase regulator from P. stuartii singleton, similar to Saccharomyces cerevisiae YPL109C; ancestral locus Anc_8.598), translated as MFRCCLRTVPLRAMLRPRAIHSMRPSFTNARQANFRVAGMATGLAAGFAVGCSMVLNDAPQEKDDKKQDLTREEKFYIESQQQTESRKLPDYEDSSNKLYVFFRRLLTRLEVWIWDPIATTFRFFYLSILFAPVLLTLPVILIGPRDKSKDNERYTAIWWYGFLTKMMERAGASFIKLGQWAASRTDIFPPQLCAEMSDLHSNNKAHSLRVTKKTLEGAFGMPFEEIFDEFVDKPLGVGAIAQVYKGKLSQKALNSTKQKKGERSPSGWVAIKVLHPRVSQIVERDLSIMRFFANIINAVPTMEWLSLPGEVEQFAGMMRLQMDLQIEGKNLEVFNKNFQDKADIHFPHAFLEFTTRDVLVEEYIDAIPVHLFLERAKDGGGFDKEIANKGLDAFLQMLLIDNFIHADLHPGNIFVRLYKPESMMHHLGFGDHNNANEDYIEMQKVNDHLKSLKHDPAAWDKEIERLKADGYHAQLCMIDAGLVTELNELNRRNFIDLFKALAEFDGYKAGDLMVQRSRTPETVIDPETYALKVGKLVAQMKSRTFKLGNFKIGDLLTQVLAMVRQHHVRMEPDFITVILSILLLEGIGRQLNPDLDLFKNAIPVLRELGTHSGDGRALFNNEDMMSMLKVWLALETRQFISASVEEVNQQVKYDGLCPNV; from the coding sequence ATGTTTCGTTGTTGCTTGAGGACTGTTCCTCTGAGGGCAATGCTACGTCCTCGAGCGATCCACTCCATGAGGCCCTCTTTCACCAACGCTCGTCAAGCCAACTTCCGAGTTGCTGGAATGGCGACTGGTCTGGCGGCAGGCTTCGCAGTGGGCTGCTCCATGGTGCTGAACGACGCGCCGCAAGAGAAAGATGACAAGAAACAGGACCTcaccagagaagaaaagTTCTACATCGAATCCCAACAACAAACAGAAAGCAGAAAGCTCCCCGACTATGAAGACAGTTCCAACAAGCTGTATGTCTTCTTCAGACGGTTGTTAACCCGCCTGGaggtctggatctgggaCCCCATTGCCACGACCTTTCGATTCTTCTACCTTTCGATTCTCTTCGCCCCTGTTCTTCTTACTCTGCCCGTCATCCTCATCGGACCCCGGGACAAATCCAAAGACAACGAACGATACACTGCCATCTGGTGGTATGGCTTCCTCACCAAGATGATGGAGCGTGCTGGAGCCTCTTTCATCAAGCTTGGTCAATGGGCTGCCTCTCGAACTGACATCTTCCCTCCTCAGCTCTGTGCCGAGATGAGCGACCTTCATTCGAACAACAAGGCCCATTCTCTCAGAGTGACCAAAAAGACCCTGGAAGGTGCCTTTGGCATGCCTTTTGAGGAAATCTTTGACGAGTTCGTGGACAAGCCTCTTGGAGTGGGTGCAATCGCCCAAGTTTACAAGGGTAAGCTGTCCCAGAAGGCGTTGAATTCCAcgaagcagaagaagggcgaAAGAAGCCCATCTGGTTGGGTTGCCATCAAAGTCCTTCATCCCCGTGTTTCCCAGATTGTCGAGCGCGACCTCAGTATCATGAGATTCTTTGCTAACATCATCAATGCAGTTCCCACCATGGAGTGGCTCTCGCTGCCCGGAGAGGTTGAACAGTTTGCCGGTATGATGCGTCTGCAGATGGACTTGCAGATTGAAGGTAAGAACTTGGAGGTTTTCAATAAGAACTTTCAAGATAAGGCAGACATCCACTTCCCTCACGCATTCCTGGAATTCACTACCCGAGACGTTCTGGTCGAAGAGTACATTGACGCTATCCCTGTTCACTTGTTCCTTGAGCGAGCCAAGGATGGTGGTGGAttcgacaaggagattgctAACAAGGGTCTAGATGCGTTCTTACAGATGCTGCTCATTGATAATTTCATCCATGCTGATCTGCACCCCGGTAACATCTTCGTTCGACTCTACAAACCTGAGTCGATGATGCATCATCTTGGTTTCGGCGACCACAACAACGCCAATGAGGACTACATTGAGATGCAGAAGGTGAACGATCACCTCAAGAGTCTCAAGCATGACCCCGCGGCGTgggacaaggagattgaaaGACTCAAGGCTGATGGATACCATGCCCAGCTTTGTATGATTGATGCTGGTCTCGTTACTGAGCTCAACGAGCTGAACAGACGAAACTTCATTGATCTGttcaaggctctggctgAGTTTGATGGCTACAAGGCTGGTGATCTTATGGTTCAGCGTTCTAGAACTCCTGAGACCGTCATCGACCCTGAAACATATGCCCTTAAGGTCGGAAAGCTTGTTGCTCAGATGAAGAGCCGAACATTCAAGCTTGGAAACTTCAAGATTGGTGATCTCTTGACGCAGGTACTTGCCATGGTGCGGCAACACCACGTGCGAATGGAACCCGATTTTATCACAGTCATTCTCTCCATTCTGCTATTAGAGGGCATCGGCCGACAGCTGAACCCTGACCTGGATCTCTTCAAGAACGCTATTCCCGTTTTGCGAGAGCTCGGAACCCACTCTGGAGACGGACGAGCTCTTTTCAACAACGAAGACATGATGTCTATGCTTAAGGTCTGGCTTGCCCTTGAGACTCGACAGTTCATCTCCGCCTCGGTCGAGGAAGTAAACCAGCAGGTCAAATACGACGGACTATGCCCCAATGTCTAA
- a CDS encoding uncharacterized protein (Compare to YALI0E32835g, uniprot|O74934 Yarrowia lipolytica POX1 Acyl-CoA oxidase 1 (EC 1.3.3.6), peroxisomal, specific toward dicarboxilic acid) — protein MTTNTFTDPPVEMAKERGKTQFTVRDVTNFLNGGEEETQIVEKIMSSIERDPVLSVTADYDCNLQQARKQTMERVAALSPYLVTDTEKLSLWRAQLHGMVDMSTRTRLSIHNNLFIGSIRGSGTPEQFKYWVKKGAVAVKQFYGCFAMTELGHGSNLKGLETTATYDQDSDQFIINTPHIGATKWWIGGAAHTSTHCVCFAKLIVHGKDYGTRNFVVPLRNVHDHSLKVGVSIGDIGKKMGRDGVDNGWIQFTNVRIPRQNMLMRYAKVSDTGVVTKPALDQLTYGALIRGRVSMIADSFHVSKRFLTIALRYACVRRQFGTSGDTKETKIIDYPYHQRRLLPLLAYCYAMKMGADEAQKTWIETTDRILALNPNDPAQKNDLEKAVTDTKELFAASAGMKAFTTWGCAKIIDECRQACGGHGYSGYNGFGQGYADWVVQCTWEGDNNVLCLSMGRGLVQSALQILAGKHVGASIQYVGDKSKISQNGQGTPREQLLSPEFLVEAFRTASRNNILRTTDKYQELVKTLNPDQAFEELSQQRFQCARIHTRQHLISSFYARIATAKDDIKPHLLKLANLFALWSIEEDTGIFLRENILTPGDIDLINSLVDELCVAVRDQVIGLTDAFGLSDFFINAPIGSYDGNVYEKYFAKVNQQNPATNPRPPYYESTLKPFLFREEEDDEICDLDE, from the coding sequence ATGACAACCAACACATTCACCGATCCTCCTgtggagatggccaaggagcGAGGTAAGACTCAATTCACTGTCCGAGATGTGACCAACTTCCTcaatggtggagaagaagagaccCAGATTGTCGAGAAGATCATGAGCAGTATTGAACGTGATCCAGTACTGTCTGTCACTGCTGACTACGACTGCAACCTTCAGCAGGCCCGAAAACAGACCATGGAGCGGGTGGCTGCTCTGTCGCCTTATCTGGTCACCGATACTGAGAAGCTATCTCTGTGGCGTGCGCAACTGCATGGAATGGTTGATATGTCTACTCGTACGCGGTTGTCGATCCACAACAACCTGTTCATTGGTTCCATCAGGGGATCTGGTACTCCTGAACAGTTCAAGTACTGGGTCAAGAAGGGAGCGGTGGCTGTTAAGCAGTTCTATGGATGCTTTGCCATGACAGAGTTGGGCCATGGAAGCAACCTCAAGGGACTAGAGACAACCGCCACTTATGACCAGGACAGTGACCAGTTCATTATCAACACTCCTCATATTGGTGCTACCAAGTGGTGGATTGGCGGTGCAGCCCACACTTCCAcccattgtgtttgtttcgCGAAACTGATTGTGCATGGCAAGGACTATGGTACTCGAAACTTTGTGGTACCTCTCCGAAATGTCCACGATCACAGTCTCAAGGTCGGTGTTTCAATTGGAGACATTGGAAAGAAGATGGGCAGAGATGGTGTTGACAATGGCTGGATCCAGTTCACCAATGTTCGAATCCCCAGACAGAACATGCTAATGAGATATGCCAAGGTGTCTGATACTGGAGTGGTAACCAAACCCGCTCTTGACCAACTCACTTATGGAGCCCTCATTCGAGGTCGAGTGTCCATGATTGCCGACTCGTTCCACGTCTCCAAACGATTCCTCACAATTGCTCTTCGGTACGCTTGTGTCCGACGACAGTTTGGAACCTCTGGAGACACTAAGGAGACCAAGATCATCGACTACCCTTACCACCAGCGACGATTGCTGCCTCTTCTGGCCTACTGCTACGCTATGAAGATGGGTGCTGATGAGGCTCAGAAGACTTGGATTGAGACCACCGATCGAATTCTGGCTCTCAATCCCAACGACCCCGCCCAGAAGAACgatctggagaaggccgtCACCGACACAAAGGAGCTGTTTGCTGCGTCTGCAGGAATGAAGGCATTTACCACGTGGGGATGTGCCAAAATCATTGATGAGTGCCGACAGGCCTGTGGAGGTCATGGATACTCTGGATATAACGGATTTGGCCAGGGCTACGCTGACTGGGTTGTCCAGTGTACCTGGGAAGGAGACAACAAcgttctgtgtctgtcaaTGGGCCGAGGGCTGGTTCAGTCAGCTCTACAGATTTTGGCTGGAAAGCACGTCGGTGCTTCTATTCAGTACGTAGGAGACAAGTCTAAAATCTCCCAGAACGGCCAGGGTACCCCCAGAGAGCAACTTCTGTCCCCCGAGTTTCTAGTAGAAGCTTTCAGAACGGCTTCTCGAAACAACATTCTCAGAACCACCGATAAATACCAAGAGCTTGTCAAAACTCTCAATCCCGACCAGGCCTTTGAGGAGCTGTCTCAGCAGAGATTCCAGTGTGCTCGAATCCACACACGACAGCATCTTATCTCTTCATTCTATGCCCGAATTGCCACTGCCAAAGACGATATCAAGCCCCATCTGCTGAAACTGGCCAATCTGTTTGCCCTCTGGTCAATTGAGGAGGACACTGGAATCTTCCTGCGGGAGAACATCCTCACCCCTGGAGACATTGACCTGATCAACAGTCTTGTGGACGAGCTCTGTGTTGCAGTTCGAGATCAGGTAATTGGACTCACTGATGCCTTTGGTCTCTCTGACTTCTTCATTAACGCTCCCATCGGCTCCTACGATGGTAATGTTTACGAAAAGTACTTTGCCAAGGTCAACCAGCAAAACCCCGCTACTAACCCTCGTCCTCCCTACTACGAGTCGACTCTCAAGCCCTTCTTGTTCcgagaagaggaggacgatgaaATTTGCGATCTCGATGAGTGA